A region from the Stygiolobus caldivivus genome encodes:
- a CDS encoding arginine deiminase family protein → MKAIARAEWEPLRRVALHKPGLEVFFGLLSPQHSLYKKRFDFMRARREYEELIDTLQGEGVKIYRVLKSIIRKATQDEMFYEKLKKIVGVKADPWFLAKFLVLRPEFVAKDGNIEVRLVNPLSNLYFMRDQQITTKRGVIIGKMAKPQRRGEIELVKLFWESVSVGYEEVTEGTLEGGDFYPMGDFYLIGVGNRSDIKGAMKLISTGEEVGVVREPASEEFFHLDTYFNVISRELVIGVERLMRMSIVSVYKGGKLVKDGIDLISYLKEKEFNFHFVSEEEARNFATNFLTVKSNKVISPFDLKIKGVDTVLVDIKNLSGGFGGIHCMTAVIERG, encoded by the coding sequence ACATAAGCCCGGACTAGAAGTCTTTTTCGGGCTCCTTAGCCCCCAACACTCCCTCTATAAAAAGAGGTTTGACTTTATGAGAGCGAGGAGGGAATATGAGGAGCTGATAGATACGCTTCAGGGTGAAGGGGTTAAGATATACCGTGTATTGAAAAGCATAATTAGGAAGGCGACTCAAGATGAAATGTTTTATGAAAAACTTAAGAAAATTGTAGGAGTAAAAGCAGACCCTTGGTTTTTAGCTAAATTTCTAGTCTTAAGACCGGAATTCGTTGCTAAAGACGGTAATATTGAGGTGAGGCTAGTAAACCCGTTATCTAACCTTTACTTTATGAGGGACCAACAAATAACGACAAAAAGAGGGGTCATTATAGGTAAAATGGCAAAGCCCCAGAGGAGGGGTGAAATAGAGCTAGTAAAGTTGTTCTGGGAATCAGTTTCAGTAGGCTACGAAGAGGTAACAGAAGGGACATTAGAAGGTGGGGACTTTTACCCCATGGGGGACTTTTACTTAATCGGCGTAGGGAACAGGAGCGATATCAAAGGTGCAATGAAGCTGATATCTACCGGAGAAGAAGTGGGAGTGGTTAGAGAACCTGCTTCTGAAGAGTTCTTCCACTTGGACACTTACTTTAACGTTATTTCACGCGAACTCGTTATAGGCGTAGAGAGGTTAATGAGGATGAGTATTGTAAGTGTATACAAGGGAGGTAAATTAGTGAAGGACGGGATAGACTTAATTAGTTACCTAAAGGAAAAGGAGTTTAACTTTCACTTTGTAAGTGAAGAAGAAGCTAGAAATTTTGCGACAAATTTTCTCACTGTTAAATCTAATAAGGTAATCTCACCTTTTGACCTGAAGATTAAGGGTGTCGATACGGTTTTAGTAGACATAAAGAACCTCTCTGGAGGGTTCGGAGGGATACATTGCATGACAGCAGTAATAGAAAGGGGATAG